A genomic region of Papaver somniferum cultivar HN1 chromosome 7, ASM357369v1, whole genome shotgun sequence contains the following coding sequences:
- the LOC113297887 gene encoding uncharacterized protein LOC113297887 yields the protein METWKWVQVGSNDKGFFIIKLANAEDKERVWHGDSWVVQKQTLRVLNFSTVLIQNVKVHLMLLFGDYSEETGNVQATQINERSTVDALRSENKHAKYDWKEVRGRKKNGQGAVNSVNAAASVASMDQFNKEKHVAGVVGDVSTPLVNDLFRSEPICFTNFFQVLTAELGIREEDGKVNINV from the exons ATGGAAACTTGGAAATGGGTGCAAGTTGGTTCCAATGACAAGGGGTTTTTCATCATCAAGCTAGCTAATGCTGAAGATAAGGAAAGAGTATGGCATGGAGATTCATGGGTAGTTCAGAAACAAACTCTTAGGGTTCTCAATTTTTCCACAGTTTTGATCCAGAACGTCAAAGTACATCTCATGCTTCTGTTTGG GGACTATTCTGAGGAGACTGGGAATGTTCAAGCTACCCAAATAAATGAGCGTAGTACTGTTGATGCACTTAGGAGTGAAAATAAGCATGCTAAATATGATTGGAAAGAAGTGCGAGGTAGAAAGAAAAATGGGCAGGGTGCTGTTAATTCAGTGAATGCCGCTGCAAGTGTAGCTTCTATGGAtcagtttaacaaggaaaagcATGTTGCAGGTGTGGTGGGTGATGTTTCAACACCTTTGGTGAATGATTTGTTCAGGTCTGAACCAATTTGCTTTACAAATTTTTTTCAAGTGCTTACTGCTGAACTTGGTATTAGAGAGGAGGATGGGAAAGTTAATATTAATGTGTAA